A single genomic interval of Littorina saxatilis isolate snail1 linkage group LG17, US_GU_Lsax_2.0, whole genome shotgun sequence harbors:
- the LOC138952728 gene encoding purine nucleoside phosphorylase-like, translating into MASMADMSSSGYSYEEIQSIATNILTHTKHQPKVGIICGSGLGGLADMVEQHDTINYSQIPEFPASTVPGHEGKLVFGLLQGKAVVLMRGRFHYYEGYPMWKVAMPVRVMKAMGVTTLIVTNAAGGINPDFNTGDIMIIKDHIDLPGLTGECVLIGKNDRRFGPRFPATVDTYDEELRNLAKQISVELGYGNIMREGVYIMIGGPTFETVAESRLLRTFGADAVGMSTVPEAVVAKHGGLRTFGVSLITDMVTLDYDKVRNTTHEEVLEVGRRRAGDLQKIVSNLVGQMTV; encoded by the exons ATGGCATCAATGGCGGATATGTCATCGTCTGG GTATTCCTATGAAGAGATACAGTCCATAGCAACAAATATTTTGACGCACACCAAGCACCAGCCCAAAGTGGGCATCATTTGTGGCTCTGGTCTGGGGGGTTTAGCTGACATGGTGGAACAACATGACACCATCAATTACTCACAAATTCCAGAGTTTCCAGCCAGTACAG TGCCGGGGCATGAAGGGAAGCTGGTGTTTGGTTTACTACAGGGTAAAGCCGTGGTCTTGATGAGAGGTCGCTTCCATTACTATGAGGGTTATCCCATGTGGAAG GTGGCGATGCCAGTGCGTGTGATGAAGGCAATGGGCGTAACGACACTGATCGTGACCAACGCTGCGGGCGGCATTAACCCTGACTTCAACACAGGGGACATCATGATCATCAAAGACCACATTGACCTACCAGGGCTTACTGGGGAGTGCGTCCTCATTGGTAAAAATGACCGGCG ATTTGGTCCTCGCTTCCCAGCAACAGTGGACACATACGATGAAGAGTTGCGGAACCTTGCCAAGCAGATTTCTGTGGAGTTAGGATATGGCAATATCATGCGTGAGGGAGTGTACATCATGATTGGTGGACCAACCTTCGAAACAGTGGCAGAGTCTCGCCTTCTGAGGACCTTTGGTGCTGATGCTGTTG GCATGAGCACAGTGCCAGAGGCAGTCGTGGCAAAGCATGGGGGCTTGCGTACCTTCGGCGTCTCTTTGATCACAGACATGGTCACCCTAGACTATGACAAAGTTCGCAACACAACACATGAAGAAGTCCTGGAAGTTGGGCGGCGACGTGCAGGTGATCTCCAAAAGATTGTCTCCAACTTGGTGGGACAGATGACAGTTTAG